The genomic window CGTCAGGCTTTTATTTTTGAAGATCCAAAAAACTCCAACGAGTTTTATAATTACGTAAACACAAAATACGAGTTACAACACCAAGACGTGGAATTTAATGTGCCTTTTAAAGTAGATGGTCAATTACTTTACTTCTCGTTTCATGAAGTAGAAATACCAAACAAGACTTTTAACCTTATTCCTGTAATACTAGATGCTAAGTTAGACCATGAAGGGTACGATCCGCTATTTGAAGACAGTTACACATCGAGACAGGGTAACTGGTATATTGTCATTACCGTAAACGATGAAGCCATGAATGATTGCTTAAAACCTAATAACCTATATAAAGCATCCGTTTTAAAATATTTAAAACAGATGCGATTAGAATACTTAAATACAAGTAATTACTTAGAAGCTTTATTAAGACGATAAATTAGTTCTTTTTAAACTTAACTATTTTTCTAATACTTTTTGGGAATTTCTTTATTGAAGTTAAAGTCAAATCTTTATAATAACACTCAGCTGCTTCCGATTGGATTTGGATTTGCCCTTTATTTAAAATTTCACCTTTATCATTTTTAGCATTTTCAACCACCATAACGACATGGCCGTTTACTAAATGTACTGCATTATTTCCTACCACATAAATCTCTAAATGATTCCACTCACCGTGCGGTGCATCGTGCTCTGATCCCGCATTAATATATCCGTTTGCTTCAAAATACGCATCGGAATTTGGGTTGTATTTTTTAGACTCACCTCTAACATCTGCAGTAGGCTTCCCTCTTTTAGGTTCTGCCGTTCCTCCTCCTAAAGGAATAAAATCGCCTAAATCTGTTTCTTGTACTTGATATTCTAACGAGGTTTTCCATGTTTTCCAAAAAGCGCCGTGCTCACCATAGCAATGGTAAAGGATTCCACTATCACTCTTAGCGTCTAATCTTGGCTCCCATTTTTTATCACCCCATTTAAACATGGTGCTTAAATGATAATTTTCGTAATCTTTTTTTGTACTTATACAGCCTAAAATTTCTCCACTAATATGTAAAATCAATTCATCATTTTCCTTAGAAACTGTAAAAACATCTTTAATATCATTATTTAAACCTAATGCAGTTCCTTTATGCACGTTATCCGATTGATAAGTACCATCCGGCAACCCCGTAACAGTTACATGCGGAACACCAAGCCATTTATCAAATTGGCTTAAGTTTTCGTCTAATAAATGAATAGTTTTAGATTTTTTTTGCGCTACTGAAATTAAACTTGTAAAAATTAGTAGCAGAAAAATGTACTTTAATTTAGAATTCATGGATTGGCTTATTTAGTTTAGCCAAATATAGAGATTTTCTTAAAAAAAGCGGTGATATTTATATTATGAATATCTACTAATGACATCCACAGCCATCATCGCCACCGCAGGCTTTTTTAGAATTCGGTTTTTTCCAGAAGTATTTTTTCACCAAAAAGAAAACAGCAAAAGCCATGGCTGCAAAAACAAGTATATTTTGAATAATTGTATTCATTTTCTTAATTTATTATTTCAGTAATTGAAAAGCAATTAAAGCAGTAATATACGCAATTGCTGTCATAATTACTAATTGCCAAACCGGCCATTTCCAGCTATTCGTTTCGCGTTTTACAACAGCCAAAGTACTCATGCACTGCATAGCAAACGCATAAAACAGTAATAATGAAATCCCTGATGCCAAAGTAAATAACGGACCGCCCAAAATAGGGTTGGTTTCTTTAGCCATTCGGTTTTTAATAGTATCTACGTCATCATTTCCAACACTATAAATAGTTGCTAGCGTACCAACAAAAACTTCACGAGCAGCAAAACTACTTACAATAGCAATACCTATTTTCCAATCGTAACCCAAAGGTCTAATTGCAGGCTCAATAGCATGGCCAGCAATACCTATAAAAGAATGTTCTAACTTATACGACGCTATTTTTTGTTGCAATTCATCATCAGATAAATTATTAGAAACATTTGCTGTTGTAACAATTTCTTCTGCTTTATTAAAATTATCTCCAGGGCCATAAGATGCTAAAAACCAAAGCACAATAGAAATAGCTAAGATAATTTTACCAGCTCCAAATACGAAAGACTTTGTTTTCTCTATAACGGTTAATGCTACATTTTTAAAAAGTGGCAATTTGTAATTCGGCATTTCAACTACAAAAAAGGATTTACTTTTTATTTTAAGAATCTTATTTAAAATATACGCTGAAACTACTGCAGAACCAAAACCTAGTAAATAAAGTAACATTAAGGTAAGTGCTTGATAGCTTAAACCTAAAAATCGACCTTCGGGAATTACAAGCGAAATAATAATTAAATAAACCGGTAACCGTGCCGAACAGGTTGTAAAAGGCGTAACTAGAATGGTGATTAAACGCTCTTTCCAACTTTCAATATTTCGAGTAGCCATAATAGCAGGAATAGCACAAGCAGTACCAGAAATAAGTGGTACAACGCTTTTTCCGCTAAGGCCAAAACGCTTCATAATATTATCCATTAAAAACACCACACGACTCATGTACCCACTTTCTTCTAAAACAGAAATAAAGAGAAACAGAAAAGCTATTTGTGGAATAAAAATTACGATTCCTCCAAGACCAGAAATAATACCTTCAGCTAATAAATTGGTAAAAGCACCAGCTGGCAAAGTGACTTTAACCCATTCGCTTAACGATGCAAAAGCACCATCTATTAAATCCATTGGTACGCTAGACCAATCGTAAATAGCCTGAAAAATAGTAAGTAAAATAAAAAAGAAAATAAGATAACCCCACACTTTATGAGTTAAAACTTTATCAAGTTTAGAACGTAAATCCTTAGCTTGAGAAGCATCTACCGTTTTTCCTTTTTTAAGAACATTATTTATAAACTGATAGCGTTTTATAGTTTCACGCTGTTGTAAACGTTTTAAATCGCCACTGGTTTTAGTTTTAAAACTTGCAATGGCATCAACTTCTTTCCGGTCCGTTTTTCCGAAGTTAACATCTTGAGTAATTACCAACCAAAGCTTATATATTAATTGGTTAGGAAATGCTTTTCTTAAAGCATCAAAATACGGCTTATCAATCTCCGACGGATCTAAACAAGGCGCTGCTGAAACATCACGGTAATTTGTAATAAGTTCCTTTAAGCGATCTATACCGTCTTTTTTACGTGTACTTACTAATGCTATTTTGGTTTGAAGTTGTTCTTCTAAATAATCGATATCCAACGAAATCCCTTTATACTTCATCCTGTCGGACATGTTAATAACAAGAATCGTTGGGATTTCTAAATCTTTAATTTGAGTAAAGATTAAAAGATTCCGTTTTAAGTTCTCAACATCACTAACAACAACAGCAACATCTGGATAATCTTTATCGTTTTTATTTAAAAGTAACTCAATAACCACATTTTCATCAAGCGAAGATGCATTTAAACTATACGTGCCGGGCAAATCGATAATATGAGCTTTTACACCACGTGGCAGCTTACAAACACCTTCTTTTTTCTCCACCGTAATACCTGGATAGTTTCCAACTTTTTGATTTAAACCCGTTAAGGCATTAAAAACAGAGGTTTTTCCGGTATTTGGATTCCCGATTAAGGCGACATTTATTTGCTTACTCATGCGTTACTTTTTCAATTAAAATATGCGAAGCCGTTTCTTTTCTAATAGCAACATGCGACCCGTTTATGTTCAAATACATAGGATCTTTAAAAGGCGCAAGCTGAATGAGCTCTACAAAATTCCCCGGCAAACAACCCATTTCTAATAATTTCAATGGAATGTTTTTCGATGAAACATCGGTAATAACTGCGCGTTCGCCTCTTTTTAAATGTGCTATAGTGTCTTGCAAGCTTATTTAGATTGATTTTAAAGAAGCAAAAGTAATGTAAATGTTTAGAAGTTAAAAAGTTTATCTAGAAAATAGTTTACAGTTGCCTTGTTTTTATTAAAATTCACATTGCTAGTTTTCGTCGTAACAACCAATATTTAATAACAAATCGACTATTACTTTTCTTGTTTTAAGATTGAAATATCACTTAATAACCTGTCGATATCTTCTTCTTTTGTACCATCATAAAAACCACGAATCTGTCGTTTTTTATCAATAAGCATAAAGTTTTCAGTATGTACCATATCATAGGAGCCACCAAATTCCGCATCCTTTACAGCGAGATAACTTTTTCTGGCCAAATCGTAAATCTCTTTTTTTTCACCTGTAACTAAGTTCCATTTTTTATCGTTTACTCCTTTCTCAATTGCATAGCGTTTTAATTGTGCTACCGTATCAATTTCGGGCGTTACGGAATGTGAAAGCAACATAACCTCATCATCATTTATTATTTCCTTTTGAATTTTCACCATATGATCTGTCATAATCGGGCAGATGGTTTGGCAGGTAGTAAAAAAGAAATCGGCTACATAAATTTTATTTTTATAATCATCTTGAGTAATAGTTTTTCCGTTTTGATTCAACAATGAAAAATCGGCTATTTTATGATATTTTTTTTGATAATGAAGCGTACTATCTACCAACTCAGCACTTACCGAAGCGGGTTGATAAATGGGTAATGGTTGGTAAACATTTAAAGTATTATAAATTAAAGTAATAATAACCAAGGAGATAACCCCGAAAACAATGAAGAAAATCTTGTATTCTTTAAAAATAGAGCCCATTATTCATAAATTTTCAACAAAAATACGAGATAAATTAGAGAAGCAGACTGTGATTGAACCCTAAATTCCTGTTAAAACCATTTGCTTTGTGTGATAGACTTTTTTAAAGTTGGTTTAAAAGCTTACTTTTGTGCGATTATAAAAAATTGATTGAAGAATATATGGAGTTTGTTATTAAAATATCGCAATTTTTGCTAAGTCTTTCGCTGTTAATTGTTTTACACGAATTAGGGCATTTTATCCCTGCAAAGCTTTTTAAAACGCGAGTAGAAAAATTTTACTTATTTTTTGATGTAAAGTTTTCTTTATTCAAAAAGAAAATAGGCGATACCGTTTATGGAATTGGCTGGTTACCTCTTGGTGGCTATGTTAAAATTGCCGGCATGATAGATGAAAGTATGGATACCGAACAAATGGAAAAAGACCCCCAACCATGGGAATTTCGCTCCAAACCTGCTTGGCAACGTTTAATTATTATGCTAGGTGGTGTTACTGTAAACTTTGTTTTAGCAGTGGTTATCTATATTGGAATGAGTTATTTTTATGGTGACAAATTTCTTCCTATTCAAAATATTCAAGATGGTTTATTAGTACAAAGTAGCGTAGCTAATAACGCTGGACTTCTAACTGGTGATAATGTTGTTGCCGTTGATGGGACTAAAATTGAAAATTTTTCTCAAGTATCTGAAAAAGTTCTTTTTGGAAAAGACATTACCATTGAGCGCAACGGACAAGAAAAGACCATTACATTTCCTGAAGATTTTTTAGCACAATTAATAGAATCTAAAGAAAAAGGTTTTATAAGTTTAAGAATGCCTTTCGCTGTAGTTGAAGTACCAGACTCCTCTGCAAACAAAAGTAGCGGACTTAAAAAAGGAGATATTATTGTTGGCTTAAATGATTATAAAACTAAATATGTAGATCAAGTTGTTACTGGCTTAGATAAATTTAAAGGTCAAAAAGTTTCGGCTACCGTATTAAGAGATGGTAAAGAAACGACCTTACCTTTAAGCATTAGTAGCGATGGTAAATTAGGTATAGTCTACGCACCACAATCTACATTTTCAACACTAGAAGCTTTAAATTACTATAAATTTGAAACTAAAGAATATGGCTTTTTTGAAGCCGTTCCTGTTGGGTTAGAAAAAACTGGCGATAAAATATCGTCTTACATCACACAGTTTAAGGCTATTTTCACACCAAGTACAGGCGCATACAAAGGCGTAGGAGGCTTTAAAGCTATTTACGATATATTTCCTAGCTTTTGGAGCTGGCAAGTATTCTGGGGTATTACAGCGTTTTTATCTATTATGCTAGGTGTTTTAAACTTATTACCTATTCCTGCTTTAGATGGTGGGCATGTTATGTTTTTGCTATACGAAATGATATCTGGAAGAAAGCCAGGCGATAAATTTATGGAGTATGCACAAATGGTTGGATTCTTTCTTTTAATAGCATTAGTACTGTTTGCAAATGGAAATGATATTTACAAAGCAATTTTTGATTAATTTTTTAAAAAAAATTAAAAAAATGTTTGCGGCATTTAAATAAAGTTCTATATTTGCAACCGCTAAGCAAAATAGCACAGTCCTTCTTAGCTCAGTTGGTTAGAGCATCTGACTGTTAATCAGAGGGTCCTAGGTTCGAGCCCTAGAGAAGGAGCAAAATTAAGTCTAACAGAAATGTTAGACTTTTTTGTTTTTAATAGGTTTTGGTTTTTCTGAGAATTCAATAGGGCCTCATAATATTATAGCTCTATAAACAGAAAACGTGAACTAACACTCAAGGCTTCTAAACCATCTAAGATACTTAAACAAATTACCAAGGTATAGAACGCTTTTAAGCTGTTTAACACAATACTTAAACGATCTTACAAACGAAGTGAATAAAGCCGGAGGTAAACGCTTAAAATATTTATTTAAAACGAGCTCTACATCAAATCGAAATCATTACTTCATGTTTTTTGGTAAAGAACAAATAAGATGTTCCTAGAAAACAACCTCTATTTCTAAAAACAAACAGAATAGCAACACACACATTCTATCAATAAAGTCCCTCGTTTCGATCATATTTAACTTTAAAGCACAAAAAAAGCTTCACATTGCTGTGAAGCTTTACAATCTCTATGTGGTCCCACTTGGGCTCGAACCAAGGACCACCTGATTATGAGTCAGGTGCTCTAACCAACTGAGCTATGGGACCGAAATTGGAGTGCAATATTACTATTTATTTTAGATGTAACCAAAAAAAATATCACTTTATCTCTAGACAAAGTTCAATTAGTACACCATTTGTAGATTTCGGATGTAAAAAAGCTACTAATTTATTGTCGGTTCCACGCTTTGGAACCTGGTTTATAATTCAAAAACCTTCATTTTTTAAACGGATAATTTCAGTTTCAATATCTTCAACATCAAACGCAATGTGATGGACTCCTTCTCCATTTTTATCAATAAAACGTGCTATTGCGCAATCTTCCGAGATTGCCTCTAGCAATTCAATTTTATTATCGCCAACCTTAAAAAATGATGTATTTACATGTTCGTTTTCTACCGCTTCAGTTTTATTAAGATAGTTCCCAAAAAAGTTTTGAATGTAAATTATTAGAAGCCTCTAGATTTTTTACAGCAATGCCAATATGTTCTATTTTTTTCATCTAGAAACCTGTTTTTTCATTTCTGTAAATGCGAAAATCTTAATTTTATTCTAACAATACATGCAAAAGAAAATATCAAATCTGTTTCGACGCACTTCTTTCAAATCCTCTTGGCGAGAATATCACTAAATAATCTACCCCAGGCTAAAAGAATAAACGAGCCTGTATTTCTTCCGCGAAAGCGAAAATCTGCTAATTATTATCTAAATTAATCTGAAAATATTAAAATACATTCCGAAAAAGAAGATAATCTTTAAATATCCTTTATTTTTGCAATCTAAAAGCATTTTATAAAGTGGAAGAAGCAGAAAGTCAAAGACAAAAAAAAATAGGCGGTGTTTTACAGCAAGATTTAGTAGAAGTTCTTCAAGGAGCTGCTACACAAGGCGGAATGCGCGGTGTTTTAATATCGGTATCTAAAGTAAAAGTGACTGTAGATTTATCGGTTGCGAAAGTCTATTTAAGCATTTTTCCTAACGATAAAGCGCCTGCACTTATGGAGGGCATAAAATCGAATACACCATTAATTCGTCACGAATTAGCACAACGCACCAAACATCAGTTACGCCGTATGCCTAATTTAGAATTTTTTATAGACGATTCTTTAGAGTACATCGACCAGATTGAAAAATCATTAAAAGGCGAAGAAAACCCTATAAAAGATCCTAATATTTTAGACAAAAGAAAAAAATCGTAGATTGAGTTTTCCACTATATATAGCAAAACGTTATTTGCGCTCCAAAAGCAGCAATAACGCTATTAATTTTATAACCAACATTGCTATTATTGGTGTTATTCTTGGAGCTGCATCTTTATTTATTGTGCTATCTGGTTTTGCCGGATTAAAAGATTTTACACTACAGTTTTCTACAGAAATAGATCCAGATTTAAAGGCCGAAACCACCGTTGGTAAAACCTTTGTGCTTACTAAAGATATCGCTGAAAAACTCGATAATTTAGAAGCCGTTGCCGAGTATTCTAAAATTATAGAAGAGCGCATTTTTATAACTAGCAATAATAAAACAACTATTGCTAGAATAAAAGGCGTCGATGGCAATTTCCAAAATATAGTAAATATAGATTCTGCCATGGATACGGGTAATTGGGTGGAACAAAACACAAACGAAATTGTAGTGGGTTGGGGCATTGCAAACCACTTATCGCTAGGTGTTCTCGATTTCACAAAAGCTATAAACATCTATGTACCCAAACCTGGAAAAGGGCAAATAACATCTACAAAAGATGCCTTTAACACGGTTCGCGCAGCAAATGTTGGGGTATTCTACATAAACGAAACACTAAACGATGGCTACATTTATGCACCTATAGATTTAGCCCGAAATCTCCTTAATTACAAAGAAAATCAAATATCTTCGATAGAATTTAAACTTAGTCCTAACGCAGACGAAACCGAAGCAAAGCAAAGCATACAAGCCATTTTGGGCAATAACGTTATTATAAAAAATCGCGCCCAATTAAACGATGCGCTTTACAAAATGCTAAACACCGAAAACCTAGCAGTATACCTCATTTTTACGCTTGTACTCATTATTGCATTTTTCAACGTTATCGGATCATTAATTATGATGATGCTCGATAAAAAGAAAAGTTTAAGCACCCTGTTTAACATTGGAGCTACGGTAAAAGATATTCGTAAAATTTTCTTCTACCAAGGTAGTTTAATGAGTATTATTGGCGGCCTAATCGGACTAGGAGTAGCATTTATAATTACACTATTACAACAACATTTCAGTTTAGTGATGATCACGCCATCTCTGCCATATCCCGTCGCTATACGTGTAGAAAACTTTTTTATCGTATTCCTTACCATTTCCGTTTTAGGAATTATTGCATCAAAAATCGCATCGGTTCGTATTACAAAAAACATGGTAAAAACCGTTTAATACCATATCTGGTTTGAAATTACTGTAAAATAAAATGATGATTTTTTTCTTTATATAAAAAATAAAGCATAGCCTTAGTTACGGCTTCTTTTTATGTTGAAGTAGAAAGGAAAAAAGGGCGTTTTATTGCTGTTATGTTAAATAAGAAACCGTCTAAATTATTTGGGCGAGTTGCCATGAAAAATGTCAAACAGGCTTTCCGCTATATCTTTTTTTATACAGAACTTGTTTGAATATTTCATCCATTAAATATAATCTCTGCCAAATTCCAATATCTAAACTTTCTATTTAAAAGTATAAAAAAAGGATGCCGCATCAATCCTTCTCGCGGGTTTATCTGCCAACCAAAAGCATAACACCACAAAGTATTTGTATCAGTACAAAGTATAATTTAACAGAAAAAGTTAAAAAAACATACCTACTAGTATTTTTTATATACATTTGTAATATGTTACAGGTGCAAAAATCGGAATTCACAAAACAAACCATTCTTAACGAGTCGTTTAAACTGTTTTATAAAAACGGATTTAAAACTACAAGTGTAGATACTATAATGAAAACCACCAAACTAACAAAAGGTGCGTTCTATCATCATTATAAAAACAAAAAAGAATTGGGTCTTGCCGTAATAAGCTTAAAACTACAAGAGCGCGTTTTTAAAGGTATGATAGAACCTTTACAACAACCCGGAAACGTTGTAGATATTCTAGAAAACACATTTTCCGAAAGGTTAAAATCTTTCTCTCTGCACGATAAAAAACACGGTTGCCCAACAAACAATTTTATAAACGAAATTGGCGATTTTGAAACTGCATACCAAATGGCTCTCAAACAAATAATAGATAATTGGCGCGATGCCTTAATCCAATTATTAGAACGCGGAAAATTGGAAAACACCATTAAAAAAAACATCGCAAGCGCATCGGTTGCTGTATATTTAATAAGTGCTTTTGAAGGCGTACGTGGTATTCGAAAACTATATGACACAGATATTATTTTAGACCAATACATGGCTGGCTTATCTATTTATTTACAACAAATTAAGAGTTAATATTTTTTTACATAAAAAACATACCTATTAGTATGTTTTAAAAACAATTACAATATGAAAAACGAAAAAAACAAAAGAAGAGATTTTCTAAAAAAATCGGCAATGGTAGGTTTAGCAGCTCCACATTTAGTATTTTCATCATCAGAAGCAAACAACTCAATGAATTCAACATCTAGCAATCGACCAAAAGTATTGTTTTTTGATGTAAACGAAACACTGCTCGATTTAACGGCCATGAAAGAGAGTGTTGGTAAAGTACTTGGCAATCGCCCAGATTTATTACCGCTTTGGTTTACTACCATGCTGCAATACTCTTTAGTAACTACAGTAGGACGACAGTATAACGATTTTGGAATTATAGGCTCTGCGGCACTACAAATGGTTGCAGCCAACCATAACATTTCGATTACCGAAGAAGAAGGTAGAGAGGCTATTTTAGGTCCTTTACGTTCTATACCCGCACATGCAGAAGTAAAACAAGCGTTACAGAGTTTAAAAGATGCCGGATACACTTTAGTATCATTTACAAACTCGTCTAACAAAGGTGTGGAAACACAATTTAAAAATGCTGGATTAACGCAATATTTCGAACAACGTTTAAGTATTGAAGATATGGGTAAATTTAAACCACATGCCGATGCTTACGACTGGGCCGCAAGAAAAATGGGTGTTAAACCTAGCGAGTGCATGTTGGTAGCGGCTCATGGTTGGGATATTGCTGGCGCGCTTTGGGCCAATTGGCGTGGTGCTTTTATTAGTCGTCCGGGAGCACAATTATACCCTTTGGCACCATTACCTGAATTATCGGAGTCTAATTTAAAAGACATAGCAGATCAATTAATTGCAATGAAATAAATAATATACATTATGAATCTAGAAAACAAAGTTATTATAGTAACCGGATCGTCTAAGGGTATAGGAAAAGAAATTGCTATACAGTTAGCCAAAAATGGCGCAAAAGTAATTGTTAATTATTCTAACAGCGAAACAGAAGCAACAGAAACCGTCGATGCTATTGTTAATAATGGTGGTGCAGCAATTTCTGTAAAAGCTGATGTAAGCCAAAAAGCAGATGTTGTAAACCTTTTTGATAAAGCCATAGAAAAGTATGGTAAAGTTGATGTTTTGGTTAACAATGCTGGTATAATGAACAATAAACTTATAAAAGATAACACTCAAGAAGATTTTACAAGTCAGTTTGATGTTAATGTGCGCGGTGTTTTTAATACGCTACAAGAAGCAGACAGCAAACTAGCAGATAATGGAAATATTATTAATATCTCATCGAGTACTGCAAAATTAATGTTTCCTACTTATGGCATATACTCAGCCACCAAAGCGGCTGTTGAGCAAATGACGCGTGTATTTTCTAAAGAAATCGGACGTGGTATTTCGGTTAACGCACTTGCTCCTGGCGCCACAGAAACAGAGTTGTTTTTAAAAGGAAAATCGCAGGAGTTTATTGATAAACTTAGCGGTATGAACGCCTTTAATAGATTAGCAAAACCAATTGATATAGCCAACGTTGTTGTGTTTTTAGCCAGCGATGAATCTAAATGGGTTTCCGGACAAGTTATTGGCGCTAATGGTGCATTGGTTTAAAAGAAATTTCAATTATCGACAACGGGAGGTATCGCAGCTATAGTCGGGTATAGTTCATTCTCTTTGTGATTCCTCCTAACGTCGTTAAGCAGTAAAAATAGTCTTCAATAAAATTACCTTCGCAAATTATTGCAAAAGCGATAGTAATGGTTAGCTTTTGGCGAGGCGCGCATCGAGCCAAAACTAGTAATGGATAGCGCGGTGGCTTGCCATTTGCCCTAATTTTTATAATTAAACTATTTTAAGGTTTATTCTGTGAATTGATATCCTGAAAATTTTTCTAGAACCTCATCGAAAGCCGCAAAAACATCTCCAGATTGATCGGATGTTACCATTTTCATGCGGTGTTCCTTAAAGTGAGGAATGCCTTTAAAATAGTTGGTATAATGACGGCGAGTTTCGAAAACACCTAACGTTTCTCCTTTCCAATCTATAGCCATTTGTAAATGACGACGAGCAGCTTCTACACGCTCCTCTAGACTTATTGGTGCCAAATGCTCACCAGTTGTAAAAAAGTGTTTTACTTGTTTAAAAAACCATGGATTCCCAATACTCGCACGGCCAATCATGCAGCCATCTAATCCGTAATCGTCACGCATTTCCATGGCGCGTTCTGGTGTGGTAACATCTCCGTTTCCGAAGATAGGAATATGCATACGTGGATTATTTTTTACTTGTGCAATAGGTTTCCAATCGGCATCGCCTTTATACATTTGAGCACGTGTACGACCGTGAATTGCAATGGCTTTACAGCCCACATCTTGCAAACGCTCGGCAACCTCAACAATACGAATAGAATCTTGATCCCAACCTAAACGCGTTTTTACCGTAATAGGAATACTGGTGCGTTTTACCATTTCGGCGGTAAGTTGCTCCATTAAACATACATCTTTTAAAATGCCTGCTCCTGCTCCTTTACTTACCACTTTTTTTACTGGGCAACCAAAATTAATATCTATAATATCTGGTTTAGATTCGGCTACAATATCTATGGTTTGTAGCATGCTATCTAAGTTTGCTCCAAAAATTTGAATACCTACTGGGCGTTCTTTTTCGTAAATATCGAGTTTCATCACGCTTTTTGCAGCGTTACGGATTAAGCCTTCGCTCGATACAAATTCGGTATAAACCACATCTGCGCCTTGTTCTTTGCAAAGTGCGCGAAATGGCGGGTCGCTAACATCTTCCATTGGCGCTAAAAGCAATGGGAAATCGGGCAATTCTATGTGATCTATTTTTACCAAGTGGATTTGTTTTTGGGCAAAATTAAGGTTTTTTGATTAAAAAAGACCTGACTGGTTTTTAAATCCGGTCAGGTCTAGAAATAATATTAGAATCAAGCTTATTAATCTTCGCCTAATTCTGTGATTTTTTTCTCGTATAGTTTTTTACTTTCTACTACAGCTACGTTAAGTTCTTGCATAATCCCATCTACGCGATCTTCTATACTTTTCATTTGTCCGTTAATAGAATCGAAAGAGTTTAATGCAGCCGCAACTTCCAAGGCTTTAACAACCTCAACAGCATCGTTATGCAAAAGTTTTAGTTTATCGATGGCTTTAGAGGTATTAGCAAGTGTTCCATTATATTTTGTTTTAGCTTTATTAATGGCCGATAACAATGTATTTTTACTCTTTTGATCGCTTAAACTATTGGTTTGCGTTTCCATGGCGGTGAATAAATTTGCCGCTTTAGTTTTTAAATCTTCGTATTCTTTGTTTAGATTTTTTACGCGTTTATCAACTTTTTCCCAATCGCCATAAACTTTTGCAAATTCTTTGTCTTCGTTTTTAGCATCTTCTAAAGCTAATTTTAATGCGCCTAAAGATTCTAATCCTCTATTTACATTTTTATTAGCAACTTCTTTTTTACTTTCAAAAGTGGATACTTGAGATTTGAATTTATCTTTTAATCGAATTAAATCTTCTGGGCTTTTATCTTTCCAACAAGAGGTTAAAACGAAAAACAGAGATAATATGGCTAATGATTTTTTAAACATAAATTTTGGTGTTG from Algibacter sp. L1A34 includes these protein-coding regions:
- a CDS encoding SDR family oxidoreductase; amino-acid sequence: MNLENKVIIVTGSSKGIGKEIAIQLAKNGAKVIVNYSNSETEATETVDAIVNNGGAAISVKADVSQKADVVNLFDKAIEKYGKVDVLVNNAGIMNNKLIKDNTQEDFTSQFDVNVRGVFNTLQEADSKLADNGNIINISSSTAKLMFPTYGIYSATKAAVEQMTRVFSKEIGRGISVNALAPGATETELFLKGKSQEFIDKLSGMNAFNRLAKPIDIANVVVFLASDESKWVSGQVIGANGALV
- the dusB gene encoding tRNA dihydrouridine synthase DusB, producing MVKIDHIELPDFPLLLAPMEDVSDPPFRALCKEQGADVVYTEFVSSEGLIRNAAKSVMKLDIYEKERPVGIQIFGANLDSMLQTIDIVAESKPDIIDINFGCPVKKVVSKGAGAGILKDVCLMEQLTAEMVKRTSIPITVKTRLGWDQDSIRIVEVAERLQDVGCKAIAIHGRTRAQMYKGDADWKPIAQVKNNPRMHIPIFGNGDVTTPERAMEMRDDYGLDGCMIGRASIGNPWFFKQVKHFFTTGEHLAPISLEERVEAARRHLQMAIDWKGETLGVFETRRHYTNYFKGIPHFKEHRMKMVTSDQSGDVFAAFDEVLEKFSGYQFTE
- a CDS encoding ABC transporter permease encodes the protein MSFPLYIAKRYLRSKSSNNAINFITNIAIIGVILGAASLFIVLSGFAGLKDFTLQFSTEIDPDLKAETTVGKTFVLTKDIAEKLDNLEAVAEYSKIIEERIFITSNNKTTIARIKGVDGNFQNIVNIDSAMDTGNWVEQNTNEIVVGWGIANHLSLGVLDFTKAINIYVPKPGKGQITSTKDAFNTVRAANVGVFYINETLNDGYIYAPIDLARNLLNYKENQISSIEFKLSPNADETEAKQSIQAILGNNVIIKNRAQLNDALYKMLNTENLAVYLIFTLVLIIAFFNVIGSLIMMMLDKKKSLSTLFNIGATVKDIRKIFFYQGSLMSIIGGLIGLGVAFIITLLQQHFSLVMITPSLPYPVAIRVENFFIVFLTISVLGIIASKIASVRITKNMVKTV
- a CDS encoding haloacid dehalogenase type II; translated protein: MKNEKNKRRDFLKKSAMVGLAAPHLVFSSSEANNSMNSTSSNRPKVLFFDVNETLLDLTAMKESVGKVLGNRPDLLPLWFTTMLQYSLVTTVGRQYNDFGIIGSAALQMVAANHNISITEEEGREAILGPLRSIPAHAEVKQALQSLKDAGYTLVSFTNSSNKGVETQFKNAGLTQYFEQRLSIEDMGKFKPHADAYDWAARKMGVKPSECMLVAAHGWDIAGALWANWRGAFISRPGAQLYPLAPLPELSESNLKDIADQLIAMK
- the rbfA gene encoding 30S ribosome-binding factor RbfA, with the translated sequence MEEAESQRQKKIGGVLQQDLVEVLQGAATQGGMRGVLISVSKVKVTVDLSVAKVYLSIFPNDKAPALMEGIKSNTPLIRHELAQRTKHQLRRMPNLEFFIDDSLEYIDQIEKSLKGEENPIKDPNILDKRKKS
- a CDS encoding TetR/AcrR family transcriptional regulator yields the protein MLQVQKSEFTKQTILNESFKLFYKNGFKTTSVDTIMKTTKLTKGAFYHHYKNKKELGLAVISLKLQERVFKGMIEPLQQPGNVVDILENTFSERLKSFSLHDKKHGCPTNNFINEIGDFETAYQMALKQIIDNWRDALIQLLERGKLENTIKKNIASASVAVYLISAFEGVRGIRKLYDTDIILDQYMAGLSIYLQQIKS